In the genome of Acetivibrio cellulolyticus CD2, one region contains:
- a CDS encoding JAB domain-containing protein: MKIKIVSLKIKREKTITAEVIDSSAKAGKFLVELIGSMDREHFIVMALGTNNVINCVQTVSIGTLSEAPVHPREVFKIAILSNSLNIIIAHNHPGGTLNPSKADIELTEEIKKAGELLHIPVIDHIIVTDTNYYSFAENGLL, from the coding sequence ATGAAAATTAAAATTGTAAGCCTGAAAATCAAAAGAGAAAAAACAATAACAGCAGAGGTTATTGACAGTTCGGCAAAGGCCGGAAAGTTTCTTGTAGAACTCATAGGCAGCATGGACAGGGAACACTTTATTGTAATGGCATTAGGCACAAATAATGTAATAAATTGTGTCCAGACTGTTTCAATAGGTACTTTGTCGGAAGCACCTGTACATCCCAGGGAAGTTTTTAAAATAGCAATACTTTCAAATTCACTCAATATTATTATAGCACACAATCATCCTGGAGGTACACTGAACCCATCAAAAGCTGATATTGAATTAACAGAAGAAATAAAAAAGGCAGGAGAGCTTTTGCATATACCAGTAATAGATCATATAATTGTCACAGATACAAATTATTATAGCTTTGCAGAGAATGGCCTCTTATGA
- a CDS encoding NPCBM/NEW2 domain-containing protein → MSKAKYFLIGLVIGSIFFSSVAFAATNYNLELFGVKLIFNGEEKKGSDKENMYWNGKYYVPTALIYNGTTYVPLRFFSESIGQPVDYKNNTIYVGKISDNEKTWSYMIDTILPFYTDSSAYYNANKTMTMGGKEYNKGIQLYSYVSNSTYSFNLASKYTALKGIIGLDDTENQKGSSIEFYNDDKLITSYNLAPGSLPKEFNIDLKGVIKLDIKFIKNGSYDSSTVDLANLMIQ, encoded by the coding sequence ATGAGTAAAGCAAAGTACTTTCTTATAGGTTTAGTTATAGGTTCAATATTCTTTTCAAGTGTTGCATTTGCAGCAACAAATTATAATCTTGAATTATTTGGAGTAAAGCTCATTTTTAATGGTGAAGAAAAGAAGGGCAGTGATAAAGAAAATATGTACTGGAACGGAAAATATTATGTTCCTACTGCTTTAATTTACAATGGTACAACATACGTTCCATTGAGATTTTTTTCTGAATCAATAGGGCAACCTGTAGACTATAAAAACAATACAATATATGTTGGTAAAATTTCAGACAATGAGAAAACATGGAGCTATATGATTGATACAATTTTACCTTTTTATACAGATAGCAGCGCATATTATAATGCTAATAAAACAATGACAATGGGAGGAAAAGAATATAATAAAGGTATTCAATTATATTCATATGTCAGTAATAGTACATACTCTTTTAATCTTGCTTCAAAGTATACTGCTTTAAAGGGAATTATTGGCCTTGATGATACAGAAAACCAAAAAGGGTCTTCTATCGAATTTTATAATGATGATAAATTGATTACCTCATATAATTTAGCCCCTGGTTCTCTACCAAAGGAATTCAATATTGATTTAAAAGGAGTTATTAAACTGGATATAAAGTTTATAAAGAATGGCTCATATGATTCTAGCACCGTAGACCTTGCAAATTTGATGATACAATAA
- a CDS encoding AP2/ERF family transcription factor: MINMPIIVGKKGELIIVDPLDYEKANLYKWYAAHNKKGFIQILTRINGKRVSYSTVIFGLSKNQRLLHKNGDSYDFSRENILICNYSEFMHYIMKQSGKSSKYFGVYYDNRFKRWKVRIKKREKIINAGGYLQEDEAAIAADYLTFKYYGNVDKRNFPNLDRSEIESLFDELQYKYGYTSIEKNSKSNQGRKTLYKECSSHFVGVTWDKQRKKWIAQTNFNQKHIFIGRFVSEEEAARAYDLKVLELFGEYAKLNFPDF; the protein is encoded by the coding sequence GTGATTAATATGCCTATCATTGTTGGTAAAAAAGGCGAACTAATAATTGTTGATCCGTTGGATTACGAAAAAGCAAACTTATACAAATGGTATGCTGCTCACAATAAAAAAGGATTTATTCAAATATTAACGAGAATAAACGGAAAAAGAGTCTCATATTCTACCGTTATTTTTGGTCTTTCGAAAAATCAACGATTATTACATAAAAACGGTGATTCATATGATTTCTCAAGAGAAAATATTTTGATTTGTAATTATAGTGAATTTATGCATTATATAATGAAGCAATCCGGGAAAAGTTCGAAATACTTTGGTGTATATTATGATAATAGGTTCAAACGTTGGAAGGTTAGAATCAAGAAAAGAGAGAAAATAATTAATGCCGGAGGATACCTGCAGGAAGATGAAGCAGCTATAGCTGCAGACTATTTAACATTTAAATACTATGGAAATGTAGATAAGAGAAATTTTCCGAATCTGGATCGAAGCGAAATCGAGAGTCTCTTTGATGAATTACAATACAAATATGGGTATACAAGTATCGAAAAAAACTCTAAAAGTAACCAGGGGCGCAAGACATTATATAAAGAATGCTCTTCTCATTTTGTAGGTGTTACTTGGGATAAACAACGAAAAAAATGGATCGCACAAACAAATTTTAATCAAAAACATATTTTTATAGGTCGTTTTGTAAGCGAAGAGGAAGCAGCTAGAGCTTATGACCTTAAAGTTTTAGAACTTTTTGGTGAGTATGCAAAATTGAATTTTCCTGATTTTTAA